The Blastomonas fulva genome contains a region encoding:
- the rbfA gene encoding 30S ribosome-binding factor RbfA codes for MAKHNDTGPEGRSVRVLRVGEQVRHVLSELLARGEVHDKVLTATTISITEVRMSPDLRHATVFVKPLLGKDEEVVLKALRTNTAFFQKEVASRIRTKYAAKLKFLADDSFDTGSHIDKLLSAPKVAQDLGKDDAQD; via the coding sequence ATGGCCAAGCATAACGATACCGGCCCCGAAGGGCGCTCCGTCCGCGTGCTGCGGGTGGGCGAACAGGTGCGGCACGTTCTGTCGGAGCTGCTCGCGCGCGGCGAGGTGCACGACAAGGTGCTGACCGCGACCACCATCTCGATCACCGAAGTCCGCATGTCTCCTGACCTGCGGCACGCCACAGTGTTCGTGAAGCCGTTGCTGGGCAAGGACGAAGAGGTGGTGCTCAAGGCACTTCGCACCAACACTGCCTTCTTTCAGAAGGAAGTCGCCTCGCGCATCCGCACCAAATATGCGGCGAAACTCAAGTTCCTCGCCGATGACAGCTTCGACACCGGCAGCCATATCGACAAGCTGCTCAGCGCGCCCAAGGTGGCGCAGGATCTGGGCAAGGACGATGCCCAAGATTGA
- a CDS encoding AbrB/MazE/SpoVT family DNA-binding domain-containing protein yields the protein MPKIDVLPGKTYVDAMNANVKFSAKGQVVIPKDVRDRYLFVNGAVVEMVEMPEGVLLKRPKSQKAATAEEAWERLRAVVKYDGPVFSDDEVRDSIDQMFREKYGTPMP from the coding sequence ATGCCCAAGATTGACGTCTTACCGGGTAAGACGTATGTTGACGCGATGAATGCGAACGTCAAATTTTCGGCTAAAGGTCAGGTCGTCATCCCCAAGGATGTTCGCGACCGATATCTCTTTGTGAACGGCGCAGTGGTGGAAATGGTCGAGATGCCCGAAGGCGTGTTGTTGAAGCGGCCGAAATCTCAGAAGGCTGCAACCGCTGAGGAGGCTTGGGAAAGGCTCCGAGCTGTTGTGAAATATGACGGTCCGGTTTTTTCCGACGACGAGGTCAGAGACAGCATCGACCAGATGTTTCGGGAAAAATATGGCACGCCGATGCCATGA
- a CDS encoding PIN domain-containing protein — MISLDTNVLLRLVLNDDPDQVYVAKQLIAQPCFIAPTVLVEVGWALRSVYRLDRKMVAAALLVILEYPAVEIDNVEAVRWALTRHAAAVSDLADLLHLACSPRAAAFGTFDRKLAQQAGQDMPLPVQTLLP, encoded by the coding sequence ATGATCTCACTCGACACCAATGTTCTGCTCAGACTGGTTCTTAACGACGATCCTGACCAAGTTTACGTGGCGAAGCAACTTATCGCACAACCCTGCTTCATTGCACCAACCGTGTTGGTCGAGGTTGGTTGGGCGCTGCGTTCCGTTTACCGACTAGATCGCAAGATGGTAGCTGCTGCACTTCTTGTCATTCTGGAGTATCCAGCGGTGGAAATCGACAATGTTGAAGCCGTCCGCTGGGCATTGACCCGCCACGCTGCAGCTGTTTCCGATTTGGCCGATTTGCTTCATCTGGCATGCTCCCCGCGCGCGGCGGCATTTGGCACATTTGATCGCAAACTGGCGCAGCAAGCTGGTCAGGATATGCCACTCCCAGTGCAAACGCTGCTGCCCTGA
- a CDS encoding thymidine kinase, with the protein MAKLYFYYASMNAGKSSTLLQAAFNYAERGMRAMLWTAAHDDRFGTGQITSRIGLHAPAHLFEADTDIFAAVALDLASAPLDCVLVDEAQFLTKAQVFQCARICDELKIPVLCYGLRTDFQAELFPGSAQLLAIADHLVELKAVCECGAKATMNLRVDETGQAVKTGAQTEIGGNDRYIALCRKHFMAKMA; encoded by the coding sequence ATGGCCAAGCTCTATTTCTACTACGCCTCAATGAACGCTGGCAAATCGTCCACGCTGTTGCAGGCGGCGTTCAATTATGCCGAGCGGGGGATGCGGGCGATGCTGTGGACCGCGGCGCATGACGATCGCTTCGGCACCGGGCAGATCACCTCGCGCATCGGACTCCACGCGCCTGCGCATCTGTTCGAAGCCGACACCGACATCTTCGCTGCGGTCGCGCTCGACCTCGCCTCTGCGCCGCTGGATTGCGTGCTGGTCGACGAGGCGCAGTTCCTCACCAAGGCGCAGGTGTTCCAGTGTGCGCGGATCTGCGACGAGCTCAAGATTCCCGTGCTGTGCTACGGCCTGCGCACCGATTTCCAGGCCGAACTTTTTCCCGGCAGCGCGCAGCTGCTCGCCATCGCCGATCATCTGGTCGAGCTCAAGGCCGTGTGCGAATGCGGGGCGAAGGCAACGATGAACCTGCGGGTCGATGAGACCGGCCAGGCGGTGAAGACCGGCGCGCAGACCGAGATCGGTGGTAACGACCGCTATATCGCGCTGTGCCGCAAGCACTTCATGGCGAAAATGGCATGA
- a CDS encoding GNAT family N-acetyltransferase codes for MSALETVLVDGDVHLEPLAAHHIELLRAACARDPDIWEIYPVSMLGEHFDRAMEDFHATTNWVRFAVLHRGVLVGMSCYIAPDESNHVVEIGGTYIEPAARGSAGVNSAIKRLMIDHAFACGFTRIEFRVDSRNLRSQAAVRKLGAMHEGTLRRNRITWTGYVRDTCMFGLLKTEWSGGRG; via the coding sequence ATGAGCGCGCTGGAGACTGTTCTGGTCGATGGTGATGTCCACCTGGAGCCGCTGGCCGCACACCACATCGAATTGCTGCGCGCGGCGTGTGCGCGCGATCCGGATATCTGGGAGATTTATCCGGTCTCGATGCTGGGCGAGCATTTTGACCGCGCGATGGAAGACTTCCACGCCACCACCAACTGGGTTCGTTTTGCGGTGCTGCATCGCGGCGTTCTGGTCGGCATGTCCTGCTATATCGCGCCCGACGAAAGCAACCATGTCGTGGAGATCGGCGGCACCTATATCGAGCCCGCAGCACGGGGCAGCGCCGGGGTCAATTCTGCGATCAAACGGCTGATGATCGACCACGCCTTTGCCTGCGGCTTCACCCGGATCGAATTTCGAGTCGATAGCCGTAACCTGCGCAGCCAGGCGGCGGTGCGCAAGCTGGGCGCGATGCACGAGGGTACGCTGCGCCGAAACCGCATCACCTGGACCGGCTATGTGCGCGACACCTGCATGTTCGGCCTGTTGAAGACGGAATGGTCCGGCGGCCGCGGCTGA